From a region of the Triticum aestivum cultivar Chinese Spring chromosome 7D, IWGSC CS RefSeq v2.1, whole genome shotgun sequence genome:
- the LOC542941 gene encoding uncharacterized protein has product MSPQSFTLETTTTTPAAKGSDPSYFQSAPACHEMIQHKELLLHLYAYQNVQKTPDANQAVIVESKRPECFGILAANDWTVYDGPAHNANLVAHAQGLHLGASMAKENWFICFNMVFVNQRFTGSSFKVMGDFQGTAHNGEWAIVGGTGEFAYAQGVIAFKKTQQSERNARMELHVRAMCLSFLRPLLSLGDGSAVAKIGPWGKMSGELLDIPSTPQRLERITIRHGVVIDSLAFSFIDKAGEPYNVGPWGGRRGDNKDTIELAPSEIVTEVSGTVGIFAEDNVEYNAIASLTITTNHRPYGPFGETQSTPFSVPVQDNNNIVGFFACAGKYVEALGVYVRSPVST; this is encoded by the exons ATGTCGCCTCAGTCTTTCACCTTGgagaccaccaccaccacgcctgcTGCCAAGGGGTCAGACCCTTCCTACTTCCAATCCGCTCCAGCTTGCCATGAGATGATCCAGCACAAGGAGCTTCTTCTCCACTTGTACGCCTACCAGAACGTCCAGAAAACCCCAGATGCTAACCAGGCAGTCATAGTTGAGTCGAAGCGCCCCGAGTGTTTCGGAATCCTCGCTGCTAATGACTGGACCGTGTATGATGGTCCTGCCCACAATGCAAACCTTGTCGCGCACGCTCAAGGTTTGCACCTCGGGGCTAGCATGGCCAAAGAGAACTGGTTCATTTGTTTCAACATGGTCTTCGTCAATCAGAG GTTTACAGGTTCCAGTTTCAAGGTGATGGGGGACTTTCAGGGCACCGCCCACAACGGTGAATGGGCAATCGTTGGTGGGACCGGAGAGTTTGCATATGCACAAGGTGTCATCGCCTTCAAGAAGACCCAACAATCCGAGAGAAACGCCAGGATGGAGCTTCATGTTCGTGCTATGTGCCTCTCCTTCTTAAGACCTCTG CTTTCTCTAGGTGACGGGAGCGCCGTCGCCAAGATCGGCCCTTGGGGTAAAATGAGTGGAGAGTTACTCGACATCCCCTCGACACCGCAGCGTTTAGAGCGCATCACCATCCGCCATGGCGTTGTCATTGATTCACTTGCATTTTCCTTCATTGACAAAGCTGGTGAACCATATAACGTTGGCCCGTGGGGTGGCCGACGTGGGGATAACAAGGACACG ATCGAGCTTGCCCCTTCAGAGATCGTTACGGAAGTCTCTGGGACAGTTGGTATCTTTGCAGAAGACAATGTCGAATATAATGCTATAGCATCCCTCACCATTACCACAAACCACCGCCCGTACGGTCCCTTCGGAGAAACACAGAGCACCCCTTTCAGTGTTCCAGTGCAGGACAATAATAACATCGTGGGTTTCTTTGCGTGCGCTGGTAAATACGTGGAGGCTCTCGGGGTTTACGTGCGTTCACCCGTTTCAACCTAG